ttctttggcaaattgtaacgtcttctgcacgtcttttatttaacagagggactttgtgggggattcttgcaaaaaaattagcttcacacaggcatcttctgtcacggcacttacaggtaactccagactgtctttgatcatcctggagctgatcaatgggtgagcctttgccattctggttattcttctatccattttgatggttgttttctgttttcttccacgcgtctgtttttttttttttttgtccattttaaagcattggagatcattgtagatgaacagcctataattttttgcacctgcatatacgttttcccctctccaatcagcttttaatcaaactacgctgttcttctgaacaatgtcttgaatgtcccattttcctcaggctttcaaagagaaagcatgttcaacaggtgctggcttcatccttaaataggtgacacctgattcacacctgtttgttccacaaaattgatgaactcactgactgaatgccacactactattgtgaacacccccttttctactttttttttactaatatcccaatttcatagccttaagagtgtgcatatcatgaatgtttggtcttgttggatttgtgagaatctactgaatttactggtaccttgtttcccatgtaacaataagaaatatactcaaaacctggattaatccttttagtcacatagcactactattattctgaacactactgtaccagtacactcacacactcacagcttCTGATTCTACAGCTATaggcctactaactatatttgatttcactactagtctacatactaattacctttactacaatcttctcctgtgatgtcttatccttcttatgtcttattacttattatattatatatagctttttcttgagctgtttgggtgggtagggagagttcccatgggataaaaaagctttttaacctaccatccctggttctcaagaccaggcacctaagtgactctactttactcttttctactctcccattttactcttcctttttagatatttagatatacctttgtatactgacaTAGTaacaccttagaactggaatataatatataagatataccttactgaattttcatgtgcaaCCAATgcacatatttaaatcatgtaaatccaataaaccttatttttttttccccactgtacagtattttaaaagaaaactgtagtgtgcagaaagcaGTTCGTTTTCAGGCAGCTAAGGTTTTGAGCAGAAGTATCAGCCATATCCACAGCTGATTTGTGTTTTTTCCATTACAGCAGACCTTCCTCTCAGCCGACAAATCATATAGGCCTAACGTTTCCTCTCACACGGAAATGGCTTTACCACATGGAGTCTGCATAAACCTTCACCTTAAATCAGGTCTTGCATTCTGAAAATGGTGCGTGGCTGGATGCACAGAGGAATTTGTTTTTGCTCAGACATGAGCTGTAACTGCTGCTGATGAACATGCAAACATACATACATTAGATACAGTTTTACATGTAGAATTGTATCAGATGGTATCCAGGCACCATTAAAAACAACAGATGTTTCATACTGTTTTCACcattatcacattttaaattaacaGCAATACTTTAACATTGTGGTTTAAAAAATCccttgtttgtattttttgttattattggTATTGTACACATGGTTTGAACTGACACAATTAAACACATCCCAAAAAGAGGTAAAAACAACAGCTTGGAGGGTTCAACACATTTAACTATCCTTCTTACCACTAACTGCAAATATTACAATGTATTTCTCATATTCATACTGCAAACAAATTTATATGATTTCAGACACCCATACCATTTTTAACCTTACTTGAACCTCTTGTCCGCTGTCCTCACTCCCATAATTTGGCTCATTACCTCCTCCAAGGAGGTTATGCTTTCGGTCGCGTTGGTtgatttgttagcaggattactcaaaaaatcctcaacggagttcaatgaaatttttaccaggggtgtattttggcctaacttagaagtcattaaattttggtaatgatccggaacacgatccggatccagtattttttttaaggattctttatcattgcaggatagggccaatttcaacagttttgcatctaacttcatgaagatgggtcacaaaggctgaacaataattaagttacgacacaacaataattttgcatttgtttctcctcactgaataaacttattagaaaataaaaaaaacttgtgtagttcgtgcagtttctctttataaatacatttgctgagatCCTAGGGTTTTAACCATGAATCTGATAcgtgacggtagatgcgtgaaacgacgtggaataagtctctttgccaagggtattccatgtgacgacagtgagcctatggccttggcggaggtttgcgctctccgtgtGTTTTTAATTTGAATCTATGGTCCAGTGTGTGGCATAAGCCAAAGGAAATGCCATAGGTTAATGTGTGCAGCTGTCTGGCTTGTTtaatatatacaaataatgaatatttgtatattatattcggTGAAAGCTAGGTCGTGCCATTCAGCTCGGCTTCGCCATTAAGTTCGGCTTTGTTGAATGGAactttccatctttcacctcatgaaatattcatacaattgaaagaatgtaaaaacagcatcataaaaaacacagattgaaagcttaccagctaatgaccagaccatcttttttttttccggaccatctgttagcaagttcttcaatatctatatatatatatatatatatatatatatatatatactatatagatatatatataatatatatatatatatagcaatatCTTATATTAATGTCGCTTGCTTGGCCTTGTACAGGATTATCAGACCTGGTGTactgttaataatcctttaatacagTATTACCAATACTTGTATACAATAAATTTGTACAAACATGCCTTTTACAAAGTTTGCCATGACAACTTGGGGGCTCCATAAAATTTCTATAAACtggtagcaaagaaaaaaaacaacaatgtaccAGTTCTTCTCTTTGGCTTGCGCATAAACAAGAACACAGCCATGTTTGGAGCatgtttatttcctgttaataggCAGAAAATATCTCACTGCGGACAACAAGACCTGGCATGGTAACACTTCATTGCTGTCCAAACAAATATGGCAACTGTGCTGCCTATGCCTTGTTTCTTGGTCTATAtaagttgcatttgttttgaaacagtgcgattgcttcatgcaacaagaagcaaacatACCTTTGGAGCTAAATGTGTGCATGATTACAAACACTTTGAAACCTGCTAAACATTTATAAAACATTACAGacagccttaccttagcctagctgtctGCCTCACTGGCTGttccacaaagtgcaaacaagtgaCTTCTGAGTAGGATAGGTTATTACTGTTACATATGAAtgccaccttctgctctggagtgtTAATCACAGTGCCACTTTAAGACAGTATTCAGGAGCAGCTACTCACAGGTGTAACtaggtgccatcttgtggtcacaaacaatattgcaatatTTCTTTACATAAGTCACTTTGAAATATAAAGTCACAAGAAAAGCGAAACATGTGTGGTGGGGGGCAACCTATGGTCCAAAAAGTACAGTAATTTGCCATCTGAGTGTACATGTGGGTATAGGTCATATATATGACATCTATTAtgcatctctctctgtctgtctcttgaatgtgtttgtgtgtggcccATAATCATCACAAATTCCTTTGACATGGTGTTTACAGCTTATTGAGTTGCAAAAATCAGCACTTGCTGTGAATTTTCATGTCTGGCCCTGTATAGGTTTTGCTTTATCAGCATAACCTGATTAATTTTAATCCCTCATGGATAACTTTAATCAGACACTATAGCATGACATTTTACACCGGTTCTATTTTTCTGGCACAATGTAAGTACTTAAAAGCAAACtaactacactctaaaaaatgaactgctgtctcaacaagaaaaagtgatgtaacaatttgcatagatttttttaaagttacttCAACTTAACTGCAAAgtattgtggcattaactcagttgacagATGAATTAacgaagttgaaataacttttaaaaatctatgcaaactgttacatcattttttctcgttgagacagcagttccgttTTTAGAGTGTAGTTTACATGGTGATTACTGCTTTGCTGAATCCAGTTTGTCAGCAGTTTGGGTTTCTCTCCCCGCCCAGCCTCCTCTGCTCCTCCTGGGGTATTTGGTGTCCAACAGTGAAGTGGATTTTCTCCTTTCACAGCTCCATTCCATTTGAAACAGACAACAAGTAGCCATGGGTTTTATGGTTGCAGTCTCCACAGTTTTGCTTTGCTTGCTGGCTGGCCTTTGCTCTGCAGGTTCCGACGCACCTCGAGGAGTGGCTGTTGGGTTCGTGTTTGACCCTAAAGCTCAGTGTGACCCGCCATGCAAACACGCGGGAATCTGCATCCGCAACAACACGTGCTTCTGCTCCAGGGGTTACGACGGAGAGACCTGCCAGTATGGTGATGTGACAAACCTTCTATCTGCTATTTCAGCTCCATTCCAAATTGGGAAATGCCTCTTTCCTGTAATTATTTAAACAGTAAACATTTTatatatgtacgtgtgtgtgtgtgtgtgtgtgtgtgtgtgtgtgtgtgtgtgtctacttaAAGGGGTCAGATTACAGAATTTttgaataacacaaaaacctttttttttcactcatggttgtgTGAAGACATTTATTGCCAAACAACTGTGCTTACTCTttctaaatcataatgacaacagaaactacccaaatggcctgatcaaaagtttatataTTCCATTGATTAATACCGTGTTTTGCcctctttaacatcaatgacagcttggagtcttttgtggtagctgaaatggaaataaattaaattatttcctattactttttactctttattttactttgtcttttaaaaaaaaatcagccagggtatgtaaacgtttgacgtTAAATGACCCCTCTTTTAACCATGTCTTTCTCTTCACTAACATGTTTGAACATACATGATTTTGAAGTGgtgttgataaaaaaaaataaaaaaaaatccctttgttTTATCACAGTAGCTTCACCTCTTGGTTTCTACATGTAAATTAATTTAATCTAGTTAGAAATTCATGCATCACCCATGAGCCAAATCAGTTTATGAACCTCCAATAAAATATCTTcatttgatgtattttattgtctttaaatttaatttgaacttaatgaaatgtgtttttttttttttctcaacatgaTTATTGCCATAGATATTAAATGTGATGAGAAATGGAAATGGCCACAGTGTTCTGTTAAAAGTAATGACATTTTCCTTTCTGTCCCATGTGAATGCAGCCAGTTGTTATCCCAAATGTAAGATGGAGGAGGAGGTGTCTTCGCCCTGGGAAAATGTAGATGTCCTCCTGGATTTGGGAGGAAAATTTTTGTCATAAAGGTAAAATGTCAATTCCCAGTGGTATGATAAAAACATATTAGGAATTATATCATTCAaaattgtgcaatttgctgtATGATTTTTGGAGAGCAGTTCAACCTTTTTGCCAGGATTTGTCTTGGTTCAGGGTGGAAATCTAGCTTTGTGCATTTAGCCAGTATGTATTCAGTATCACCAGCATGTGGAGTACAttgttatacaaataattaatgttcatTCGTGCAATCGTaacaatatttcatgaggtgaaagatgcatCATCCATCATGCTTTCCATTGCACGAATGAAGACATTCATtagttttatataacgcctaaaacagatccttatatttgattttgttaatttataaagaagagaaaagggacttatgcCCTTCCCACTCCTACAGTGTCCACCAAAGCTCGGTAGCCAGACCGAGATGCCCCATCTCACACAGGTGTCACCTGACGGAGCCTGATGTGCCCCAGTGGCCCCTCGCAAGCCTCAAGCTGTGGTGGGGCCAAGCCGGACTGAGCAGCTCTGCCTCTGTCAAACACTGCTGTCTTAGGACTCACCCCCCGCCGCCAACTTGCTCTCGAGCCCCCTCAGTGAATCCAGCCTTCCTGTCCGTTACCCAGCTAGTCTGGCCACTGTATCGACccactgtttgtttttaagctgagCACCATCACCGCTAGTGTGAGTGCATGGTGGTTGTGGCatacaatggtacaaaacgtatggactAAAATTTGCCcgataaatggaacacaatggcaaataggGCAAATGATCAATATCGTGTGacttacaaaccaccaatcaaatgacaaggatctatttaggggTCACATAATGCATGTTATACAAGAGAGCTGTATTAAAATGTAAACCAAACTACTGCAGTGTAGTGTACTTTGTGTGATGATAGATAGATTACATGGCTGCAAGATCTCAACCTACAGATGGATTTCTATAAAACTTTAATTTCTAGTTCTCTCATACTGTAGTCCTTTTTTTACTGCCTGACTTGTGAGTGGGCTCTCCAGGCCCTGTGTAATGCATCTGCTTACACGTGCAACATTCGCACATATCATGGAAAAGAAAGAAGCTTGGTGTCCCACAGGGATACAACGTGAGTACATTTGAGTTGATCTATTCACTGTGCTACAGGTCAAATCAAGATTTGACAACAGGTTTTGGCTCAGTTTACAGCTGAAACATGTCTTAGTAAACTGCAActctggaaaaacacacacactgaatcaAATTTATAGGGTGCATTTCCAATAAGAGTTTATTTTCCCCTAGAATATTATACTATAGGTACATACTGAATATATCTTGTCATGTTATTACCATAACCTGAAAAACAGTGCATATATTTGTATTAGTATAGTATTCTCACATTTATTAAAAAGGTATACATAAAATATTGAACATTTTGAGTCATAATGATCAGGTAA
The Thalassophryne amazonica chromosome 7, fThaAma1.1, whole genome shotgun sequence genome window above contains:
- the LOC117514033 gene encoding LOW QUALITY PROTEIN: von Willebrand factor D and EGF domain-containing protein (The sequence of the model RefSeq protein was modified relative to this genomic sequence to represent the inferred CDS: inserted 1 base in 1 codon; deleted 2 bases in 1 codon), with the protein product MGFMVAVSTVLLCLLAGLCSAGSDAPRGVAVGFVFDPKAQCDPPCKHAGICIRNNTCFCSRGYDGETCQYASCYPKCKGGGGVFALGKCRCPPGFGRKIFVIKVKCQGGCWNGGECSAVNGVTKCICPXSWTGSKCQEAICPQGCRNGGICVAPGICSCPEGWLGGACHTAVCSQPCLNGGKCISPNKCRCRSPYTGSHCEDRKKSH